The window atatatatatatatatatatatatatatatatacacattaatataaatacatacatatatatatatatatatatatatatatatatatatataccgggcaCTCTGTATTGTAATATTACTACCAAtggttcttctcctctttctcttgTGAAATgttgtataatttttatttatttattttttcttccttttaggtTTCTTGCCAACCAGTTTGAAGAGGATGAGATGTTTCGACGCGAGATCTACCCCTGGGCCCTTGGACCGATGTGGACGGCGATGAAGACATGCATGCTACACCTGCGGAACCTGCTGCTCCTCCGGATGAGATTCCACGCTTGGGTGACCAGAGACACCTGTGATCGGGTCAGtgacataaaataaaaactatacacTAGGAATGAAAGTCTGTGTTTATTATAACAGTTTATATTGTGATTAATTCTAGATCATGGCACAAGACCCCGAGTACTGGGCATGGAAGAGAGAGCGGAAGGAACATCACGGCTGGGCCATACGCTGGTACCGGAGGGATCCTGGAGAATACGTCCCGAGAGGCCCATGGTGGATCCCTCCCGCCTGCTCCATCTGTCTCACCGATCTGAAGCCTTGTGCCGGGGAAGAAAACACCAAGCGAAGAAGGACGAAGAAAGAAGAACAGAACGGATGAAGACCAAGCCGCCCTAGATGTATTCTTAAGGTCACGTTCCCACTTGGCATATAcgtagcgtatttgacgctgcgcaaagtctgcagaagcagcgggaaatacgctgcatatccctcgctcacatacacacaaggctttctggcggcagccctatgtgcgcagtgagttttggaggcggggctccatctccaaaactcactgcaaacatagggctgccgcaagaaagccttgtgtgtatggtgagcgaaggatacgcagcgtatctcccgctgctgctacagattttgcacagcgtgaagtATTCTGCATACACGCCAAGAGGGAACGTGCCCTTATAGTATATTTATTGTTACAATTAATGCACACACTAAATCACTGTACACAAATCACAAACACaaaatacatacacattcattccctacacacaatcactacatacacatttattctctacacactatcactacatacacattcatcccctacacacttttactacatacacattcattccctacacactatcaataCATACACAATCATCCTCTGCACacaatcactacatacacattcattccctacacactatcactacatacacattcctcttcctacacactatcactacatacacattcatcccccacACACTTTCACTACATACACaatcattccctacacactatcactacatacacattcatcttcctatacactatcactacatacacattcagcccctacacactatcactacatacacattcatcccccacACActttcactacatacacattcattccctacacactatcactacatacacattcagcccctacacactatcactacatacacattcatcccctacacactatcactacatacacattcattccctacacactatcactacatacacattcatcccctacacactatcactacatacacattcagcccctacacactatcactacatacacattcatcccctacacactatcactacatacacatttgctgtcatgttatagcgtaataggggcatagatgcccacaacaaggaaataattctactgccgtacaaatcactagtcagaccacacatagaatactgtgtacagtactgggcaccagtgtacaagaaagatatagtggagatggagagggttcaaagacgggcaaccagggtaatacggggaatgggaggactacagtacccagaaagattatcagaattgggtttatttagtttagaaaaaagaaggcttaggggagacctaataactttgtagaaatatatcaggggaccattcagagatctctcccatgatctatttatacccaggactgtatctacaacaagggggcatcctctacgtttagaggaaagaaggtttctacacaaccacagacgggggttctttactgtaagagcagtgagactgtggaattctctcctggaggaggtagtcatggtgaactctgtaaaagagttcaaaaggggtctggatgcattcttggagaataataacatcgccggttatgtatactagatttatagggacagaacgttgatccagagatttattctgactgccatatttggagtcgggaaggaatttttacctctagtatgagggttttttgcctttccctggatcaactcagtagggacttacacattaaaaacacattaaaaatacatataaaaaataataataaacttcccatttaattacatttatttacctTGTCTGAGTACTTCTTCTATTAGAATTTGTTACAAAGTGTGGATGATGAGCGGTGTGTGACCCGAATGCCCTGATGTAACCTTcagagttttttttccttctccctagtaaatagtaaagtagaaaaaacgtatgcggttaactttttgcagtcacattaaaagggtactccactgccccagcattcaaacattttgttctgaacactgggtgcaagctgctggggttGCGATGTCATGGCcactcccctcgtgatgtcaagccATGCCATGCCGCCCTAAACGGAAGTCTATGGAGGGGCGTGATGCATGCCAAGCACCCTCCcagagactagcattgaggggacgtggcataacatcacaaggggtgtggccattacgtcatgacccccgcagcttgcacccagcattctgaacaaaatgttcagaacgatggggcagttgagtaccccttttaattgcaTGCTTGGAACCCTAGCTATAGTGATGCAGAGGTAACAGTCACACAAGGGCCCTGATGCCTGAGGGGGTCCATGAAGTGTTATGAATGGCACAGGATGGTTTGGGGGTCCTTGTTACACATTGCACATTAAAGCGTATGCTTCATGTATGATGCATATTTTGTCAAGGTGTTGAAGGTGTTGACAAGGTGTAAGGTGGTCTTCAATGGGTTTAGAGGCTATCATTTGCAGTGCTATCtggttaataataaaataaataaatatatcaaacAGGTAAAGGAGTATCTAGGCTTATTTTTATTGACCAAGTGGttttataaaaattaaatgttATTAGTTTACTAGataataccacaaatgtttacatttatttttgtttatggggtgtcccggtacaggacctggtcctgtcccttgtctaaggtcCCCACAGCTAGAATCCCTCCAtgtctatagggctctcctgtagggcttaccCCTAGTAGTCTTAAGTAAAGTGTGTACATATTAATTTAATGTAgaggaaatatatgtataggaccttagtggtcacgtgatacacagttgtaatgtataaaatgcttaagGATCTTtcgaggtcatgtgatgtacccagagttcactgagttcataacttacaggtttgctgaccaatgagctttgtccagccctcttaatatataaggggctgcagccactaaaatcactctcttagttccggattatcaagcaagcacaacatctcagcatcagcatcaattcaagctaggcctgaagcctaacatCCCGCAGCCACAAAACGTGCGTTATCAAGGCTCAAACTACTgcatcctgtgtgactactatcagctcaaatattcttaaatagtagcacagtggctagcatcaaaagatcattgcttccaagtcccatcaGCATCAAAacatcattgcttccaagtcccatcaaacctgtgaggaacctgtatcaccTTTCACTCTTGAAGAGACTGTTATGCTCaatactgttgcataaaatcttcgagTAAAGTTTCatcagtttacttcataaaatctgccatGGACATTCTGTTATgtttccctgccgtttgtgggacggtttgcAGTAagaacattactattgaggaaaccgcaGCCTGGCGTCAGGAcactcaagggttaataccaccagacccaacACTATTACtgcaacaccctagacaccattaCGCTCCCAGCACCACATTTACATTATCTTAttttaaaaaagtgtgtgtgggggggtgggggggggggagtgtgattCACacctttattaggggaggggcttattcacatttatcatttaattttttttataattcttttttacactttttttttggttcCCATAGAGGACGATAATATGAAATCACTGGATCGCTAACAAAGTTCAATGCTGTGAACCACTTTATGTCATCCATTgttaggacgtcttgcaaatgtggtgaagacttcaggaggtgcttgacaaccagattcaacacatggGCCATGCAGGgcccatgtttcacacttccttgtcgcagcgcggacaaaatgttcttcccgttgtcggtcaccatgtgtCACGTACTGgctggactggtagtggatcctctggaacagacaggcgatggcgcgggttgtacaagaggaccggttctaagtggttactggttttcaccagaccccaccgcaaggcgggatggtcttgctgcggcggcaaccaccaggtcgtatcctccagtagcaattcaacctctcaggcagctgatatggcgtggtacacagggagcaggcaggagcgtagtcggacgtagcagaggtcagggcaggcggcaagggttcacaggcaagtaggcagtagcaacgggttcggcaaaaggcaaggcaatacacacaataggaATGCTTtatcagaggcactagggcacaaagatccggcaagagcaggaaggggcagttgccttttatagggaaggcaggggaagtgaggaaccagcgcaccaattaccggtgcgctggccccttaaatttactgaaggcggcgcacgcgccctagagagtggggccgcgtgcgccgggaggcagagaaggacggcgcaaggagcggggagccaggtgagtggagctgaaatgcggcgcgtgaacgggggccagccgtcacggcagccgcATCACCGACACAAGAGAACTagggctcccggtcagtgtgactgACCGGGAGACGTCGGGATCCCAGGGCAGAAGGCCGAGAGGGCGCACGctttaacagtaccccccccccccccttaggtctcccactcttcttggtgcccagaaaagagagaatgagactgcggtccaagatattctcatcaggctcccaagacctctcctcaggaccgcaaccctcccagtccaccagaaaaaatcttttcccccgagagatcttggtcgccaagatctctttaacagaaaaaaatatcggAGGTATCGGCAGCAGAGGTGGGAGAAAaaagcttgggagagaaacggttgaagacagcaggtttaagaagggagacatggaaagagttatggattcggaGGGAGGGAGAAAGATGGAGCTGTTAGGAGACCTGATTAATCCGACTCTTGATtttgtagggtcccaagtagcgaggacccaacttgtagctaggaaccTTGAATCGGATGTATTTCGAggagagccaaaccttgtcacctgGGCGGAATTCCGGAGGAGCTCTGCGTCTCTTGTCGGCTTGGACCTTCATACGAGCAGAT is drawn from Hyla sarda isolate aHylSar1 chromosome 4, aHylSar1.hap1, whole genome shotgun sequence and contains these coding sequences:
- the LOC130369481 gene encoding speedy protein 1-B-like isoform X2; the encoded protein is MMTPSYSRRNGPLFTDSWYLLAMVLIYFRRANLRTEEYNTYFFPALFLANQFEEDEMFRREIYPWALGPMWTAMKTCMLHLRNLLLLRMRFHAWVTRDTCDRIMAQDPEYWAWKRERKEHHGWAIRWYRRDPGEYVPRGPWWIPPACSICLTDLKPCAGEENTKRRRTKKEEQNG
- the LOC130369481 gene encoding speedy protein 1-B-like isoform X1 is translated as MRRSVQHLPPRRSRRRRRTSQRRRRQTASPRRRGSRRTTTAGRPMMTPSYSRRNGPLFTDSWYLLAMVLIYFRRANLRTEEYNTYFFPALFLANQFEEDEMFRREIYPWALGPMWTAMKTCMLHLRNLLLLRMRFHAWVTRDTCDRIMAQDPEYWAWKRERKEHHGWAIRWYRRDPGEYVPRGPWWIPPACSICLTDLKPCAGEENTKRRRTKKEEQNG